CCTCCGAGGTGAGCCTCAAGCGCCTGGCGCCGGAAAAGCAATTGAAGACGATTCGCCAGGCCATGGGCACCATCCACGACGGTCAACAGGCAGTGGCCGGCGAACCGCGGGCGCCTCGCTTTGCCCCGGCCGGGCAGAGCACCCAGGTGATCGTCGGGGCGGATGCCACCGATGACCACGCCATCCTCAGCAATGCCGAGTCGCTCTATCAAGGCTACGGATTGCGGCGGGTCTATTATTCTGCCTTCAGCCCGATCCCCGAAAGCCCTGCCAGCGTGCCACTCGCCGCGCCACCTTTGCTGCGCGAGCACCGGCTCTACCAAGCCGACTTCCTGATGCGTGGCTACGGCTACAAGGCGGGCGAGCTGTTGACTACGTCCAGCAACCTGGACCTGGACATCGACCCCAAGCTGGCCTGGGCGTTGGCCAATCGCGATGTGTTTCCACTCGACCTCAACCGTGCCGAGCCGGCCTTGCTCGCGCGTATTCCCGGCATCGGCCTTCGTAGCGTGCAACGCCTGGTGGCACTGCGCAGGGAACGGCGGATTCGCTACGACGACCTGGTGCAGTTGCGTTGCGTGTTGGAAAAGGCCCGTCCGTTCATTGTGACCAGCGATTACCGACCCGCTGACGGCCAGGTGCGCAGCGGCTTGCTCCGAGCGCGCTTGCGCGATCCGCAGCGGCCCGTACAAATGGGGTTGTGGGCGTGATTGCATTGGATTGCGACGACGATTTCAGCACCTGGCGTAACCAGGCCAGAACACTGTTGGGCCACGGAATCGACCCCAGCGACGTGACCTGGGCCCAAGGCCCCATGGCTGACCTGCTGGCAGAGCCGGCGCCACTGCCGCAAGGCCCGGGACCGTTCCAGACACGCGTCCCGGCGGGGTTGTTGGGTCAACTGGATCAGGCCAGTCGCTACCAGGGCGAACAACGCTGGAACCTGTTGTACGAAGTGCTCTGGCGCGTCGCCCATGGTGATCGCACCGCTATGCTCGCTGGTGATCGATTGGGCAGCGAGCTGCAACGGCGCATCAAGCAGGTCAGCCGCGAAGCCCATCACCTTCATGCATTCGTGCGTTTCATACCCTTGCCGCCTGCGGTCGCTGAACAACTGCAACTGGACCTTGTGGCTTTCCACCAGCCGGCCCACGACATCCTTGAAAGCGCGAGCGGGCATTTTGCCGAGCGATTGGGTCGACAACGCTGGCTGATCGCAACGCCCCGCGACGGCATTCGTTTCGATGGGCATTCGCTGGACTACCAGCGCCGTTGCCCCGAGCAATGGCAACAATGGGCCCGCCACGCCGAAGACCCCGGCGCGGAATTGTGGCGCACCTATTATCGACACATCTTCAACCCGGCGAGGCTCAACCCCACCGCGTTGCGCCAACACATGCCGGGGCGATTCTGGAAGCACTTGCCGGAAGGGGATTTGATTCCGCAGTTGGTGGGGCAGGCGCGGCAGGGGAAGCAGAGGGATGGGCAGGCATTGGAGGTGGGAAGGCAAATCGGTAAGCGAATAGTTGCTGGTGCCGTCGCTAACGAATAGCTAAACAAGCTGCGAACCCAACGCCGGACAGCCTCATCGGAAATTTCCCTCAAACTGCGTCGCTTCCGGCCGACTATCCGCCAATCGCCCCGCACGTTAAATTCCTTCCGTCGCTGCAAATTCAGCGGCAGGGTGTGGAAGCCCTCACGAAACCTAGCCATTGAGCCCATCACGGCAGGAGAAACACCCATGTCCCGCTACATGCCCATCACCGGTATCGAAAACAATTTCCACGCCCTT
This genomic interval from Pseudomonas alvandae contains the following:
- a CDS encoding putative DNA modification/repair radical SAM protein, producing MELIAKLGILADAAKYDASCASSGAPKRSSRGRDGLGATDGMGICHSYTPDGRCVSLLKVLLTNFCLYDCQYCVNRRSSNVPRARFTPEEVVRLTLDFYRRNCISGLFLSSGIIRSADYTMEQLVRVARLLREEHHFRGYIHLKTIPDADPLLIEEAGRLADRLSVNIELSSEVSLKRLAPEKQLKTIRQAMGTIHDGQQAVAGEPRAPRFAPAGQSTQVIVGADATDDHAILSNAESLYQGYGLRRVYYSAFSPIPESPASVPLAAPPLLREHRLYQADFLMRGYGYKAGELLTTSSNLDLDIDPKLAWALANRDVFPLDLNRAEPALLARIPGIGLRSVQRLVALRRERRIRYDDLVQLRCVLEKARPFIVTSDYRPADGQVRSGLLRARLRDPQRPVQMGLWA
- a CDS encoding TIGR03915 family putative DNA repair protein, which encodes MGVIALDCDDDFSTWRNQARTLLGHGIDPSDVTWAQGPMADLLAEPAPLPQGPGPFQTRVPAGLLGQLDQASRYQGEQRWNLLYEVLWRVAHGDRTAMLAGDRLGSELQRRIKQVSREAHHLHAFVRFIPLPPAVAEQLQLDLVAFHQPAHDILESASGHFAERLGRQRWLIATPRDGIRFDGHSLDYQRRCPEQWQQWARHAEDPGAELWRTYYRHIFNPARLNPTALRQHMPGRFWKHLPEGDLIPQLVGQARQGKQRDGQALEVGRQIGKRIVAGAVANE